CTGTGAATGAATTATGTCCAGGGTTATTTATAATCCTAAAATGGATTTTAGCTTTTTAGCTTGTCTTCGGCTAACGGGGATTTCGCTTCCTTTGGCATCCTTTACCCGCAGAAGATAGATTCCTCTGAACATGGGGATTATCTCTTTCACTTGATGAAGATTCACTATATAACCCCTATGGGCTCGGAAAAATGCTTGACCCCGTAGGCGTGCCTCCAATTCCTTCAAAGCAAATGATGTGATGAAACTCTCGTGATGCGTGTGGATGAAAGCATAATCATTTCTGGTATTTATATATATGACATCCCTCGTTGGGAGAAGGATGGTTTTATCTCCCCTGTGAACTGGGATTCTATTGATTTTAATGGTCTCGGGGGTAGGCAACCCTACCTCCTTCAATCGATATCCTTTCTTCCTCTCCCAGATTTTGTTTATGGTCTGGGCTAATCGCTCTTCTTTAAAGGGTTTAACCAGGTAATCCAGAACATCCAATTCAAAAGCCTTCACAGCATGCTCACCGTAGGCTGTGACAAAAACCACCGCTGGAGAATCCGGAAGCTCTTGGAGAACTTCCGCCACATGCAGACCGGTGAGTCCAGGCATTTGAATATCCAAAAATACCACATCGTAAGTCAACGCCTTTATGAGCTCCAATGCCTCCGCAGCGTTGGTGGCTTCCCCAACAACTTCCACATCTTTGATCTTTTCCAGTATATAACGAAGCTCGGTTCTTGCCGGTGCCTCGTCATCCACTATGAGCGCCTTAATCTTCATGAGAACCTCCTAAAGCTGACCCTTCGGGTGGGTGAGGTATGCAGAGGGTGACTACGGTGCCCTCTCCCATTTCGCTATCGATATTGAGCCTATATTCCTCGCCGTAAAGGCTCTTTAGCCTTTCATTCACATTGCTCAATCCTATTCCCATTCCCTTACCAAAACCTGATAAGAAAATTTTATCCATATCGGAGGAGCAAA
This genomic window from Actinomycetota bacterium contains:
- a CDS encoding LytTR family DNA-binding domain-containing protein, encoding MKIKALIVDDEAPARTELRYILEKIKDVEVVGEATNAAEALELIKALTYDVVFLDIQMPGLTGLHVAEVLQELPDSPAVVFVTAYGEHAVKAFELDVLDYLVKPFKEERLAQTINKIWERKKGYRLKEVGLPTPETIKINRIPVHRGDKTILLPTRDVIYINTRNDYAFIHTHHESFITSFALKELEARLRGQAFFRAHRGYIVNLHQVKEIIPMFRGIYLLRVKDAKGSEIPVSRRQAKKLKSILGL